AGTCGGTACTGGAAGGTTGCTACCGGCCGCAGGCCGATCAGGATTCGGTTGGCGCCCTGCAACACGCGCTGAACCTGGTGCAAGCCAGCCAGGATGCGCGCAAGCGTCTGCACCAGGCGCTCAAGGATGGCAGCCTGCAACCGGCTCCGGGCCAGGACGCCATCGAGGCGGCGATCGCTGCCGGCATCCTCGACGGCGAACAGGGCCAGCGCCTGCAAGCCGCCGAAGCGGCACGGCGTCGGGTGATCGACGTCGACGACTTCGCCAAGGAAGAGCTCAAGCTGAGCCGCGGCAAGGTGCGCTGAGTCGAACCGCTTGTGGGAGGGGCTTTTAGCCGCGAGTTTCTTGCGGCGCGGCTACGACTGCAGGGATGCAGGAGGTAGAGCGAAGCAGGATGCCCGAGCCGAAAGCCCCCTCCCACGAAAGCCAGCTATGCAGGACAGCGGGCGCCAGGAACTCTATACTCCTGCGCCCGTTTTACCCTTCAGGAACCTGCACCATGGCCAGCCATCTCGAACACCACCTCGCCCTGCTCAACCACCTGCGCGGCATCCTCGTCGCCCTGGGCGAAGCCGAACAGGTGCTCGACGACAGCCACGCCCTGTTCCTCGAGCGCTACGACGAACTGCTCGCCGAATTGCCGCGCGACCCGGTTTCCAGCCAATACCTGGGCCAGGATCTGATCAGCCAGGTGTTCCACCGCTACCCACAGATCGCCCACCTGGTACCCCGTGATCTGCTGTGGTTCTTCGGTGGCGACTGCCTGCACTTCATGCCCGACGAAGAAATCGCCCTGTACCAGGCCCTCGACGAGCGCCGTTTCGAAGCCGAAGAGAACGACGAGCCCTTCGACTGGAACCTGGAAAAACAGCTGCTGGCCCTGCCCACTGACGGCGCCAAGCACTGATCCACCGCTAACACCTATTGGTCAGAATGTCGCAGATGACGGCGGTGACAGCCGTCATCTTTCATGCATAAATACCCCCACCAGTATTTATGAGGTTCGACCATGCGCCCATTTCTGCTCGCTACCCTGCTCGTTAGCACCGCCGCACAAGCAACCGCCCCCTGGCAAGACGAGGCGGCGGCGCAGATCCCACCATTCGCCGAGCACTTGCTGGGTACGGTACGCCAGGCCATCACCGATGGCGGGCCAACTGCAGCAGTACAGGCCTGCCAGGCATTGGCGCCACAGATCGCCAGCGAGCACAGCCAGCAAGCGTGGCAACTGGGCCGCACATCGCTCAAGGTACGCAACCCGGACAACACCCCCGATGCCTGGGAGCGCAGCGTGCTGGAACGCTTTGCGGAAGCCGCGATAGCCGGAACGCCGGTCAAGGAATTACGCTACAGCGAAGAGGTCGACGGCGAATATCGCTACATGCAGGCCATTGCCGTAGGCGAGCCTTGCATGGCCTGTCACGGCACCGCGATCAAAGCAGAGGTACAAGAGGCCATTGATCAGTACTATCCGCATGATCAGGCCCGCGGCTATCAGATCGGCGAACTGCGTGGCGCCTTTACCCTGACTCGCCCCCTCGCACAGGAAACGCCATGACCGAGACTACCGACCTGCATTTACGCATGCTCGAACAGCAGCAAGCGATGCTCAAGCGCCTGGCCCGTGTCGAAGGCCAGATCCGTGGCATCC
The genomic region above belongs to Pseudomonas sediminis and contains:
- a CDS encoding Tll0287-like domain-containing protein, with the translated sequence MRPFLLATLLVSTAAQATAPWQDEAAAQIPPFAEHLLGTVRQAITDGGPTAAVQACQALAPQIASEHSQQAWQLGRTSLKVRNPDNTPDAWERSVLERFAEAAIAGTPVKELRYSEEVDGEYRYMQAIAVGEPCMACHGTAIKAEVQEAIDQYYPHDQARGYQIGELRGAFTLTRPLAQETP
- a CDS encoding PA2817 family protein, translated to MASHLEHHLALLNHLRGILVALGEAEQVLDDSHALFLERYDELLAELPRDPVSSQYLGQDLISQVFHRYPQIAHLVPRDLLWFFGGDCLHFMPDEEIALYQALDERRFEAEENDEPFDWNLEKQLLALPTDGAKH